The following is a genomic window from Armatimonadota bacterium.
CGACGAGCGCGGCGAGTTGGGCCTGCGTGATCCCCAGCCGCGCGCGCAGTTTGCGAATGAGATTCGGCGAGAAGCGAGCAGCCTGCACCTCCGCTTCAGGGGCATCGAGGCGCATCAGTTCCGCCTGCGCTTCTCGGGCTTGCGCCTCGGCCGCTTTCTCCAGTGCCGCTACGGAGCGCGCGAGCGACGAGACCGTCCGCTTCATCTCGCGCACGTCTCGCGATAGAGGGACGACGGTTTCCCTCATCTCCTTCCTGACGATGCGCGCGACGGTCGAACGGATGGCTTCTTCAACTTTACTCACGGATACCTCCTTCCACGACACGCGCGGCGCGGATGGTCGCACCACGCGGTTACATCGTCGGCTTCTGTCTCGGGGAGCGGCTTCCCTGCACGCGCATGTCGAGGCGCCAGCGGCCGGATACGGCTTGGCCCCGGATTGCGCGTCGAGTGGAGCGACCCACACCGGGCGCGTGGGCTCCTGTCAGCCGACAGCACCGGATTGGATCGCGCGCCGCGCTGCAGCAGCGGCGCGCGGGGAGTGGGCTACCGCGGCATCGTCTTCTGGCGACGCGAGAGGGCGCCCTGGCTCTCCGTCTCGGCCACGTGCGGCTCGAACTTGACGAACCGCTCACCCCTAAAGGTGAGCGTTCCTTCGCAGCCGATGGGCAGTGCTGCATAGAGCGGCTCGGGAACAGCGAATTCCATCTCGCCGTCGCGCGTGCCAAACGTCAGCCAGCAAACGTGCCGGAGGCCAGCGGCACCCCGCGGACGGACGGAGCGCTTGAGTATCGCCTGCACGATGCCCCGGCCGGACAGGGGCGAATCATAGCCGTACATGCGGGTGGACTTGCGGACGACTTGGGCCGGCACAGCTCGGCGGCGTGACACGACACCTGCCAGGAGCGTCCATGCATCGAATGCGAGTACGTAGAGCGCCACGAGCACAAGTCCCGCCAGGATTACCAGGAACGGCAGCAGCATGAGTGAGGGAGCGAAGATCCGAATACAGGCGAGTGCCGTCGCTGCCACGAGGATCAGCAGC
Proteins encoded in this region:
- a CDS encoding helix-turn-helix domain-containing protein, with amino-acid sequence MSKVEEAIRSTVARIVRKEMRETVVPLSRDVREMKRTVSSLARSVAALEKAAEAQAREAQAELMRLDAPEAEVQAARFSPNLIRKLRARLGITQAQLAALVGVSTGAVTSWERGDTSPRGGNRVALVALRKLGRRDAKRLVAEKSAAAPVDKPAKRKAPRRKRRTRARSRKK
- a CDS encoding DUF2500 family protein, encoding MFEDDNPYVRVLLILVAATALACIRIFAPSLMLLPFLVILAGLVLVALYVLAFDAWTLLAGVVSRRRAVPAQVVRKSTRMYGYDSPLSGRGIVQAILKRSVRPRGAAGLRHVCWLTFGTRDGEMEFAVPEPLYAALPIGCEGTLTFRGERFVKFEPHVAETESQGALSRRQKTMPR